The window atatttaatgaaaattatatgtaagatcattaattttttttggttaaagataaaactattaaatttttgtgCTAGAGGTGCTTCAACCCAAACAAACCAATCCTATCCGAtcttaaccaaaacaaaatattcattcGGAAAAATTGAACCATATCACCTGCCACAATAGTTATCAAGTCCGTTGTTGGTTCAAAGTGGCACcttcataattataaataaaacatttctgAATTTTGGATCGTAAAATTTTGTGAATAGAGTTTTGTGAATATAGCATTTCTTCTGATCGAACTAGGATTTTATCTTAACCTTCTGGTGTGGAAAATATTGTAATTCGTACGTATatctttacaaaatatttttaaaaaaccaagcCCATgcaaaagtcaagacacatatactGACCAAACTCGAGTTCTTTTTCAAAAGTCAACCGAACCATATTTCATAAAAACATCACTCAAGAAGAGGAACCAGAGCTCGGAGGAGCAGAGGAGGAAGTGAAAGGCTCTTGATCGGCGCACGATAGAAACTCGTGCGGACcagcttcttctcttccaacGCCTATCAGATCCAGATAATACAAGTAGTGAGAAATGATGTTGTTCATCTCATCGTTATCGAATCCGCTGTTGCAGATTTGATCGCCATAAAGAACGTTTATGGTGGCTCCGAATCCGGGGGTTCGTTTCGACGCTGTGTCGTTCTTCGTCGGCTTCCATTTCCCGACGAATACGTCGTGCGCTGACGGCAAATGTTTCTTCGGTGGCGTCATCCACCGCCAAATCGCCGCCTGAAAAGCCAACGTGGCGTTGTTCTCTAGATACTCTGGGTGACTCAGTAGGTCCATTTTCAAAGCTTCCCCGGTTTGACCATAATTGTAATTCCTAAAACCAGACCAGCGAAAACGAAGTCGAACCGGGGAATTAAATTAGAGTAAACCAGAATTGTTTAATTGTAAGACTACGTACCAGTAAACCGGTAAAGCTCCTCGACCGTGGTACGAGACTCCGGGAGTACAAGGATACGTCAATTTATAGTAATCGTCGCAATACAGCTTATCAGGACTCATCTCCTTGTTGTAACACAATCCCCAAGCTAATGGTCCCCCCGTTGCAACCCCGTACCCGcctttaaaataaatgattgtaCCGGTGATTAGCGATTCCAATTCCCGGTTAACAAACCGGTTTGGATCATAAAAATGTCTTAACTTACACGAGGTTTTGCTTCCAACGTGGCCAAGAAACGCAGCGACTTCCTTCATCCCTTGAAGTTTCTCACCGGTAGTACCGAACCCAAGAGGCTGATACTCAGCAGCGGCGGTGATGAATGATCGGTAATCCCAAAAACCGACGGCGTGAGCCACCGGACTGTTACGCTTAGAGAATAGTTCTTCGAATTGGTATGTGTCAAAGAAATCGGAGATTGTATGGTTACAACAATACGCGGACCATCCTTTACATTCCCATCCTTTGTTGCATAACTTTTTGCCCTTCACAATCTTCACCAGAGGCTTTCTCGCTGAACTAGAAGTCTCGGAACCTTCCTCTTCCGCTGTGACTAGAGATCCTGTCTGACACACGACCAATGCCATCGTGAGAAGCAGCACGAAGAATAATAGCGGTTTCGAAACCATGGTTTATCAAAAAAGTTGTTGGTCTTTTTGCTTAACGATGCGATCATTAATTGTTTgtgtataattattatatacaaacatATAGGCCTAGAGACTATAGAGTAGTGTCGTGTTCGTTTTAGGAGGAATCGGGTTTTCGGGATTTGGTGGGGTtttttgcttggttttgaagttTCTTAGAGTGGAAGTTACATCTTGAGAAGGTTGGTTGGACTTGGAGCATGGACACGTAGaattataaactttatatttcTAGCAAAATGGTTTAATCTACTGCAACGCAATTaaactttcaatttttgttttttaagaataataatGAAGTGTTCGTTTAATGGGACTGATTACAGCAAATGATTGAGAAATAAGTTGGGGATAGAGAAATATTGGAAATCGCGTTGGTCAAGAGGATTACACATTTGAGCGGTTTTGTTGTAGTTAGAATACTTTGgactaatttattaattagttatgaACTAAATAGCATGTTATTTCGAAAAACAAAATactccaaaatataattaagttgaTACAACAAGATCCTCATGGAGGTTGCAGC is drawn from Camelina sativa cultivar DH55 chromosome 1, Cs, whole genome shotgun sequence and contains these coding sequences:
- the LOC104781765 gene encoding chitinase-like protein 2 encodes the protein MVSKPLLFFVLLLTMALVVCQTGSLVTAEEEGSETSSSARKPLVKIVKGKKLCNKGWECKGWSAYCCNHTISDFFDTYQFEELFSKRNSPVAHAVGFWDYRSFITAAAEYQPLGFGTTGEKLQGMKEVAAFLGHVGSKTSCGYGVATGGPLAWGLCYNKEMSPDKLYCDDYYKLTYPCTPGVSYHGRGALPVYWNYNYGQTGEALKMDLLSHPEYLENNATLAFQAAIWRWMTPPKKHLPSAHDVFVGKWKPTKNDTASKRTPGFGATINVLYGDQICNSGFDNDEMNNIISHYLYYLDLIGVGREEAGPHEFLSCADQEPFTSSSAPPSSGSSS